TACAACAGCGACAATATGGTGGCTTCTACGCCTGATGTAAGACTACAAGGCACAAGAACTGTTGCCACAACAGGAACTATAGGTTTTGGCAACGTACGTAGCTTAAATTATTTCTTAACTGAGTATAAAAAGCTGGAAGGAAATCATGATTTCAATACCTATAAGCAATATGTCGGTGAAGCATACTATTTTAAAGCTGTTACCTATTTCAATTTATTAAAGTCCTATGGTGATATACCTTGGGTAGATCAGGTCTATGGAACGACTTCGCCGGAACTCTACAGTCCGAGAACGCCGCGTAATATCGTTGCAGACCGTATCCTTGGATGTTTAGATACGGCTGCGATGTATCTGAATGCTGACCGTACGAATGGCTATAGTCGCATCAACAAATGGATTGCCTTATTGATGCAAAGTCGTGTGGCACTCTATGAAGGCACTTGGCAGAAATATCATAACGGGACGCCATTTGGAGTGCAGAACGCTGATCCGAATAAATATTTTGAGATAGCTGTAAAGGCGAGTGAAGCGGTAATGAATTCAGGATTATACAGCGTATATAATACTGGAAAACCAGAATCAGACTATTTTGATCTCTTCACGCGTCGGGATTATACGTCAAATACCGAGGTACTTTTCTGGAGACGCTATGATAATGATCTTTCGAGAGGAGATACCGACTTTACGAATGACCGTAACTTCAGAATGTCTCAGCCATTGGGTCGTTCGATGACTAAAGAAGCAGTCGATCAATATTTGATGACCGATGGTAAACCTATTACAGGAAACAGCCTATTTGGTGGTTACAATACGATTACTCAAGAGTTTCAAAATAGAGATGCAAGGTTGAAGCAAACTATTGCGACACCAGCACAAGTTTGGAAGATTGCAGCCAATGGAACAACGCAGAATTGGTCGGTTGTGTACAATACATTGAATACGAAGACGGATTTAAATGCACCGACAGGTTATATCATTCAAAAGGGATATGATCCACATGTGATTTATCATGTGCAGCAATATGAAGAAACTCCTTCTATTCTTTTCCGATATGCCGAAGTTCTGTTGAACTATATTGAGGCAAAAGCGGAGCTAGGAAGTGCTACACAAGCTGATATCGACAAAACAATCAAGCCATTGCGCGATCGCGTAGGCATGCCGAACATCGTGATCGGAAGCATTGCCAGCGATGCTAAATGGGAGTTTCCGACTTTAACTCCATTGTTGAACGAGATCAGACGTGAGCGTCGCATCGAGTTAATTGGCGAAGGTTTCCGTTGGGATGATATCGCACGTTGGGCTGCAGCGGATGAAGTTATCGTCGGCAAGCGCCCGCATGGATTCTTAGCGAGTCAGATAACAACTAATCCATTCCCTGTAGACCAAAACGGTTTCCTAGATCCTTTCCAAAAAGCAATTCCAAATGGTTATGGATTTAAGTTAGGTAGAGATTATTTAAACTCCATTCCGGAGAGTGAGATTGTCTTAAACGACAAGTTAACACAAAACCCAGGATGGTAAAGATTTTCGTTTAATATAGGTTTGAATGTCCAAAGCGGTGGTAAGTGCCAGCTTGCCACCTAACTTTGGTCTTTGACCGAATAGAATGAGCACGATGAAAAAAACGTTTCCATATTACTGTATTTGCACTTTACTATTTATTGGTATGCTGCATCCGCTGTTGGCGCAGAAAAAGATGGATAAAAAAGCTGTATGGGCAGAAATAAGTCCATATTTCCAAGCTCCTGCGTCGTATGAGAACCAATTTGGCGATTATAAATCTCTGCTCATCGATGAAGAAGGAAACGAAATTCAGAGCAAATCAGCTTGGTTAAAACAAAGAGAAAAAATTAAGGCGAAGTGGATGAATCAGATGGGGCAATGGCCTGCATTTTTAGAAGATCAGAAACTTCAGTTTTTAGATACCACCGTTCGCGAGGGCTATACCGAATATTTAGTCGCATTTGACTGGTTGCCTAATCGAGAAACACAGGGATACTTATTGGTCCCACATGCAAAAGGTAAGAAAGCAGCGGTTTTGACCGTGTTTTACGAGCCTGAAACGGCCATCGGCCGTGGTAAAGCGGAACGTGACTTTGCTTTGCAATTATGTAAGCAGGGTTTTGTAACCTTATCAATCGGCACTACCGAAACAACGAACAATAAAACTTATTCGTTATACTATCCATCGATAGATAACGCACAGATACAGCCATTGTCTGCACTGGCATATGCTGCTGCAAATGCATGGTATGTACTGGCAAATTATAAAGAAGTAGATTCCAAGAGGATTGGTATTATGGGGCACTCTTATGGTGGCAAATGGGCGATGTTTGGTTCCTGTTTGTTCGATAAGTTTGCTTGTGCGGTATGGTCGGATCCGGGGATCGTATTTGATGAAACGAAAGGTTCTGGTGTAAATTATTGGGAACCTTGGTATTTGGGGTATTATCCACCGCCTTGGCAAAATGCGTGGAGACTGACCGGAATGATTGATGGAGCAAAAGGCTTGTATCCTAAGCTGATGACATCGAAGCAAGATTTGCACGAGCTGCATGCTTTAATGGCTCCGCGACCATTCTTGGTATCTGGTGGTTCGTCGGATCCTATCGAAAGATGGATTCCATTGAATCACACGATTAAGTTGAATAAATTATTGGGTTATGAAAATAGAGTCGCGATGACCAATAGACCGGAGCATTCTCCGAATGCAGAATCTAATCGTCAAGCAAACCTATTTTTTGAATATTTCTTGAAGTAAGGGGGATAAAATGGCTAGATTTAAGATCGAAAAGCACGATCGAAAGAATCGAATCGTAAGTATCAACAACCTTAAATAAACGACATGGACCTAAACAGCGAATTTGATGTAATTGTTATTGGCTCTGGAATCAGTGGAGGATGGGCAGTGAAGGAATTTACCGAAAAGGGATTTAAGACGCTCTTGATCGAAAGAGGGCGTATGGTTAAGCATATTAAAGATTATCCTACGGCGAATATGGATCCTTGGGAATTTGAATACCGAGGGCAAAAGACAAAAGCTGATGTTGCAGAAAATAAACTTATCAGTAAGCATTACGCTTATGGCGAGGCGACAAAGCACTTTTATATAAAAGACGAAGACCAAGAATATATTCAAGAGAAGCCATTTGATTGGATCCGCGGATTTCAGATTGGTGGTAAATCTTTATTATGGGCTAGACAAACGCAACGCTGGAGCGACTTTGAATTCAATGCGCCGAAGAAATATGACTATGCAATAGATTGGCCGATTCGCTATGCCGATCTGGCACCTTGGTATTCGCATGTAGAGAAATTCGTAGGGATCTCTGGTAATCGTGACGGTATTGAAAATATGCCGGACTCGGAAGTCGTGGGTGCCTTTGAAATGAATCAGGTAGAGAAGGCTATCGCGGATTCTATTGATCAGAACTTCACAGACCGTAAAGCTATCATCGGTCGTTCTGCAAACCTTGCGGTGATTAAGGATGAGCAAAAGAAGCAGGGCAGAGGTCAATGTATGGCCAGATCGCTTTGTGAGCGCGGCTGTCCTTTTGGTGGTTATTTCAGTTCTAATTCTTCGACTATACCATATGCCGAGAAAACAGGGAATCTAACGATCCTAACGGATAGCATCGCTGAGTCGATTATTTACGATGAAAAGACTGGAAAAGCAGCGGGCGTACAAGTAATCGACGCGAACAGCAGAGAAAAGAAAACATACAGAGCGAAGGTGATCTTTCTGAATGCAGCAACTTTGAATTCCAACTTAATCCTATTGAATTCCAAATCGGAGCGTTTTCCGAATGGCTTAGGGAATGATAATGGGCTCTTAGGCCGATATATTGCCTTTCACAACTATAGAGGAAGGATTACGGCAGAAATTGATGGATTTGAA
The DNA window shown above is from Sphingobacterium hotanense and carries:
- a CDS encoding prolyl oligopeptidase family serine peptidase; this encodes MKKTFPYYCICTLLFIGMLHPLLAQKKMDKKAVWAEISPYFQAPASYENQFGDYKSLLIDEEGNEIQSKSAWLKQREKIKAKWMNQMGQWPAFLEDQKLQFLDTTVREGYTEYLVAFDWLPNRETQGYLLVPHAKGKKAAVLTVFYEPETAIGRGKAERDFALQLCKQGFVTLSIGTTETTNNKTYSLYYPSIDNAQIQPLSALAYAAANAWYVLANYKEVDSKRIGIMGHSYGGKWAMFGSCLFDKFACAVWSDPGIVFDETKGSGVNYWEPWYLGYYPPPWQNAWRLTGMIDGAKGLYPKLMTSKQDLHELHALMAPRPFLVSGGSSDPIERWIPLNHTIKLNKLLGYENRVAMTNRPEHSPNAESNRQANLFFEYFLK
- a CDS encoding GMC family oxidoreductase; protein product: MDLNSEFDVIVIGSGISGGWAVKEFTEKGFKTLLIERGRMVKHIKDYPTANMDPWEFEYRGQKTKADVAENKLISKHYAYGEATKHFYIKDEDQEYIQEKPFDWIRGFQIGGKSLLWARQTQRWSDFEFNAPKKYDYAIDWPIRYADLAPWYSHVEKFVGISGNRDGIENMPDSEVVGAFEMNQVEKAIADSIDQNFTDRKAIIGRSANLAVIKDEQKKQGRGQCMARSLCERGCPFGGYFSSNSSTIPYAEKTGNLTILTDSIAESIIYDEKTGKAAGVQVIDANSREKKTYRAKVIFLNAATLNSNLILLNSKSERFPNGLGNDNGLLGRYIAFHNYRGRITAEIDGFEDSYYYGRRPTQVFIPAFKNIHSDAETFKGSYLIAYSANRDGWGRNPGLNTLGASFKDAILEPGGWKISMMMQGEVLPIYENHVRLSPDKKDKYGLPQLITSIGYSDNDVAMMEDFFKEGTSILEKAGCKNIKKLDQHIAFGRQPGLEVHDVGGVRMGEDPKDSLLNKYNQLHHCKNVFVTDGACMSSVGNQNPSLTFMALTARAVDYAADQLKNGYL
- a CDS encoding RagB/SusD family nutrient uptake outer membrane protein; this translates as MKNFLKLSSILLASSMTLLSCNDDFLERQPLDEVGAGSYFTKPMDLEIYMNQYYNASFFPKYPNHGGDYNSDNMVASTPDVRLQGTRTVATTGTIGFGNVRSLNYFLTEYKKLEGNHDFNTYKQYVGEAYYFKAVTYFNLLKSYGDIPWVDQVYGTTSPELYSPRTPRNIVADRILGCLDTAAMYLNADRTNGYSRINKWIALLMQSRVALYEGTWQKYHNGTPFGVQNADPNKYFEIAVKASEAVMNSGLYSVYNTGKPESDYFDLFTRRDYTSNTEVLFWRRYDNDLSRGDTDFTNDRNFRMSQPLGRSMTKEAVDQYLMTDGKPITGNSLFGGYNTITQEFQNRDARLKQTIATPAQVWKIAANGTTQNWSVVYNTLNTKTDLNAPTGYIIQKGYDPHVIYHVQQYEETPSILFRYAEVLLNYIEAKAELGSATQADIDKTIKPLRDRVGMPNIVIGSIASDAKWEFPTLTPLLNEIRRERRIELIGEGFRWDDIARWAAADEVIVGKRPHGFLASQITTNPFPVDQNGFLDPFQKAIPNGYGFKLGRDYLNSIPESEIVLNDKLTQNPGW